Genomic window (Pirellulaceae bacterium):
GCCGACACCACGGAGCGAATTCGAGTTGGTTCCCGATGACGAGTTTCGCGAGACGCAGCCATCACGCAAGTTACAGTTGGTCCTCGACCCCGAGTTCCTGTAAACGGTTTGGCGACATTTTAGCCGCCGTCAACCCGGACTCGTAATCGGGGCGCGCCACGGGTCGCCTGAAAGTCACACTAGCTTCAAATCCGAGCGAGATCGGATCGCTCGATAGCGATTTGCCCCCCCCGCAAGTCCGGCTTCGCGTGCATCACATTGTTATTCCGCATATTTCAACATTTCAAAAGGGCTAGAATTACGTTACTTGCGGTGGGTTAGGGCGGGAAGATGCGACGCGACACGTTTGCCCAGAATCCGCGGAGCCGAACGCCTGACCAAAGGACAAGCGTAGCAGCAAACAGCGGCAAACGACGCGGCCGAATTCCTACTGTGTGCAGAAGCATTTTCGACGCATTTCGCAGATGCCTCCAACGATAGAGTGCGTATAGGCCTGCCAGATATTCGTTGGCCTCGCGTCGGAGCCTGATCGTTTGTTTCGACCGGCCAGCGACGACACAAGATGCGACGATAATCTGGGAGTCCTCAAGTTCCAGCATCCGTTGGAACGCGAATTTGATGCGAGTGTAAAACCCAACGTTTTGGTTCTCAGATTCTGTTTCCAACATCTTCAAAAACATCCCAAAGTGACGTGCTTCATCTTGGGCAAGTGCAGAATAGACGTTCGTTCCGGACGGATCCGTAGTTGCGTCAGCGAGAACTCTGTAAAGCGTGCTGGCCAGAGCCTCGACGACACACCTCGATACCATTTCGGCAGCCACCGAGCCACGCACAGACTCCCCGGTGGGCGCGTGGTAAGTAACGATTCCCTCGTAGTGCGAAATCGAATTAGGAAAATTGAATGAGGAATCTACTGATTCGGACAAACGCCGCAACATCACGCCATGTTGGCATTCCTCGGTGTTCCATTGGTCGATGGCGATGTTCCAACGCGATTCTCGGTCGCGAAAGATTGCCCGCAAGTAGTCCGCATAGTCATCGCATCGAGATTCAAGGAGGCAGACTGTTTCAGTAATGTGCAGAATCGAAGGCGAAAGCACTGAGTGTGATAAGTTGAAGTCCTCTGGCTGCCAGTGGTTTGAGACTGGATTGATGAAGTTCATGGGCGATGGTACATGTTTAACGGAAGGATCTAGATTCTATTGTAGCGGCCTTGCCAAGCTCACGTAGAGTACTGCCGTAGTTGGGGAAGCGGAATAACGACAGCGGTAACGGAGCCGTCACAAAAAAACTATGATTTCAAAATCCGCGTGATCGGCGGCTCCCGTTCACCGCTTGGTTATCCACCCCTAATTGTTACATTCGGAGATTGCTCACCTTTGATCTTCTACGTTGGCTGAAGTCAAAGATCGCTCCGAACGCCGTTCCCATTGCTACGCTCTGTGCCATGTTTCCCGATGATGCTCCGTATGCCGCACCCATCGCGACACCGATTGCGACACCGATTGCGACACCAACTCCAATTCGATTTCCATTTCCGAATGAACTACTTTTCGGTTTGCTGTTCGCCAGCGACACCTCTTGGCAACTTCATCAATGGTTCGGTGTAATTGCAGTGTTTTTGGACGGATAACTATTAATCATAAGTGGATCGACCAAGTTGCACCATTTCTTGATGACCGGAAAGCAACCGTTAGAAAAATGAACCTTGCACCACACATCCCCCCGTTCTGCGTCTAGCCAAGAACCGAACGAACTGAGACCTACATGTAAGGTGCGCACAACCTATGCGTAAACGCGATCAGACCGCGCTTCGCCGCCTCACGTTGCCAAGCGCCACCCGCGACCTTCGCCAAACACCTGTTGGTGTACCGCCGCCCACCTAGGGAAGCCCCTGTCCCCCCTCTGTGAACTGTACCGGTCGTGGCCCAGTGTGTAGAATGGCCCTCTGAAATTTCCATCCGCCCGGAGTTCAGACCATTTCACGTCGCCACATTCTCTTTTTTGATCAGATCAGAGCGATCATCATTGCTCTGGTAATTTTGCACCACGCCGGCCTTGCTTTCACAACGTGGGGGTGGTTTGGTGTTGTTGTCAGTCAGGAACCCGGTCCTATCTTTCAAGCGATCAATGATTTTTCATATTGGTTCCTTAATTCGTTTGGCATGTGCATACTTTTCCTGATGGCAGGCTATTTCACACCACGCTCCGTGCATAAAAAAGGAATCAAGGGTTACCTCAAGGATCGCTTGTTGCGGATTGGTCTCCCTTTTCTTTTTGGCCTGCTACTGATCAACAATCTCACTTTCCTGGTCGGGGACGTCTTTCCAACCAGCGTATTCAAATGGAAATCATGGGCTGAATTTCCGTTCAATCACATCACCGTCTTGTGGTACCTGGTGATGCTGTTTGGATTTGAACTGCTCTATTGTGTCTTTGTTGCTCTGCGCAGCTATGAATTCGAAGTTGACGACAGCGTGGCACTACCGGGTGTTCGCTACTGGGTGATCAGCGCGGTGGTGCTGGCTTTGCTGGAGGTGTTAATGGGTCAGCAAACCTGGCTCTGGAGGGCACTGACCCGGTCTCCCCTAGATGGCTTAGGTATCCAGGGGGCACATTCCTTCACCTACGGCTTCTTGTTCGCCGTTGGCTGCAAGGCGGCTTCACACCGCTGGCTAGAGCGTATCGATGTCCAGTTTGCCGTCCGCTGGTTCCGTGTGTCCGTTTTTCTTTCCCTCGTCGTGCTTGGCATTGTGTTGGTGCTGGCTCTGCAGGGTGACCTCGCCAAACAGGCAGCAAGTGAAATAAATCGAACCGTCAGCGTTGCTGATCTTAAGGCTCTGAAGGGTGATCTCGCCAAACAGGTAGCCAGGTTTGACGTGCTAAAAGCGGCCTTAAACCCTTTCGTTGGCTGGGGCGTGATGGCCTATCTACTTGTCTGGAAGCAGCGCCATGAAGCACTGGGGGGTCATTGGCTTGCTCAAGCTGGCGTCGACAGCTACGGGGCCTACATCATCCACTCGCTGTTGCTTGTTTTTGTCATGGGTGTGATCTCGCTAGTTGACTTGAACGATTGGGTCAGCTGGTTGCTTGGATCCGTTCTTGGGATCGTGCTCTCGTTTGGAGTGAGTCACCAGTTGAGGCGTATTCCGGTTGTCCGCCGTGTGGTGTGACTGAGTCCATGGCTACATAAAGACGGCGAAAGCGGAACGGGACCGGGCATAGAGTCGACTGTTGAGGTTTCTGTTGCTCATGGACCTACATCCGTCTGGAGGTCGCTGTTCTGAGCCAAAGACTTTTTGCTCGCCGCGTATATAAAGCAGGAAGAGACTGGCGGAGGCAGAGGATGTGTCGCCTATTTTAGTGAGGCCATAAGAAATACCCGTCGCTGCACTTCCACTCGCTGCACTTCCAGTCGTTGCCACCGGTAATGCCTATGAGTCACAGCATTCACCTCTTCCTGAGTCTACGAAGGCCAATCGGAAAAAGCGGTATTTAACATGCTCGTTCTTTTCCCACACTAATCAATTTCATACCTTCCTCTCATGTAATTGCCGGTTGAAACCCAAAACTGGACCTGGCCAATGAGCTGTCCAGGTCGAATCGGCTGAATGGTTTGTAATCTCTAGAATCAATGGCGGGATGCATTCGACGGATTCCTTCGCTCACGGAATACCCGATCGGTCCAATCCCAGAAGATATTCACACGGCAACGCTCGAAACCTTTTTCGAACGAGCAGGTTCTATTCAATCACGACGACTGGCTTTCTCAACATCGATTCAATGCCCTAGGATCGCTGACGAATCAAGAGTTTGTCCGTTAATCAGGTGTGCCTACACCGTGGGAAAATTCCCCATAGAGACCCACCCCAAGTAGGCGAGCGTCAGAAAGAAGACAATCAGAAACGAATAAACATGAAGCTGGCCTGAAACACGTTTCGTGCATACTTTCCAGATGCCCAATGCGAGTTGCAACAAGGCCAGCGGAGGCAGCAGCCAAAAACAGAAGAGATTGCCCAGGATCCAAAGTCCAAGTCCCCCTCCCCACCCACCGGGGTTGTAAAAATCTCGAATGCCTATTTCGCTGAGAAGAAATGCGATCGCATACACAATGGGTGGCCAGAAGATGACAAGCGTTCCACGCGAAGTCTGCGGGGGGGGCGAGGAACGCTGCGGCCGGTGTGTGTCGGCTTCTGGTGAGTGAAAGGGGTTATCCATCGTTGAAAGCTTACGCCCAGAGCACATCGGCTTGAATTATCATTAAAGATGATAACGTACTCTCAGATTGAAATAAATCATGCTGGGCTTCGACCGAATTCAATGAGAGAAATCGAGCAGTTGCTGTACAAACATCGAGGCCGAATGTTTGACAACCGCTCAACGCACGGCCAAAATGCAGGCCCTCAGTGGATCAAAATCCCGATGAGTAATCAGTTCGCCGCTACCCCGACGAGACAAAACAGCTGATGGTTCTCCGTATTCTCCACTTCGCACGCCGCTGGTTACGCTACCGCAGCCCGGAAAGGCTACCCTCGGAGCTGAAGGAACTCGAGGAGGTTCACATCAGCGACAAACACCACGCGTTGATGCGCAGGCATGGCGCTTTCATCAAGGCAAAGCTGGACCAACAGGCGCCAGACGATTCCGATGAGCGCGGCGTGAGAAAAAGCCTGGGTGACACCACATTCCTTGAAACGGATATTGCGAAAATCGCCAACAGCTACGAAGCCCAGGTGATTGAATTGACCGTATTTCGCCTGCTGGAAACACAACAGTCATCAGACCGCGGTAAAAAGACGCCGGCCAAAGGCGCCTGGATATCCGAGCTCTGGCACGCCGATAATTACCCCCCGGACGCATTCAAAATACTGATCTACCTTACCGATGTGGGCGAAGACAATGGACCGTTCGAGTATCTCACCCCCGTTCAATATCACCCACCGGATTCTTCCCTGAGCTGGAGGGATACGCGCATTGCGAATCCGGGACATGGTCACAAGGTGACGGGGCCAGCCGGCACCACCATCATTTTCAAAAGCAATATTCCTCACAAAGGGAATTACTGCCGTACAGGTCATCGCGACGTCATCATGATCGGGCTCAGCCTGCCCGGTCCACTGCGGCGCCTGAAACGGAAACTGGCGCCCCTGGTTCCCGCCTTCAATGATCCCTGGGGGGGGCACTTCCGGGATTTCCGCAAATGAGGTTACTGAGGGGCAAGACTTCACTCCAGCTGATCTATGCCTGGCCCCAAAGATTTCCCAACGGAGCTCCGTTACCGCTGCGCCTGTTGCTGCGAGCAGTCGTCTGGGCGGACCGCTGGTTTTTCCGCTTCTTCCCGGGACGGCCACCGGCGGAGTTGGAGAACATTCTTCGCGGCAGGAAAGTGTGTATTGCCGGTCCTTCGAAATCCATTGAACTTCTCAATCGTTCTGCCGTGGAATCCTACGACGTAATCGTGCGCCTGAACAATACCTGGCCCGTGGATAGCAAACGGCAGGCACACACTGGGGCACGCTGCGAGATCTGGTATCACGTGTGTAACGAGGTGATTCATTCTGAGCACATCGGCCAGGCGGAAGGATTTGCAGATATTCTCCATGTCCGGCTGATGCCGCACGTAAATGGCCAGAGCCTGCACTGGTGGTGGTGGAAGATCTGGAGCGGCGACACCGAGGTTGACCCACCCGGCTTACCCAATCAATATTCGTCGATTAGCTCGGCGTGCCGAGAGCACAAGGTTCCGCAAACCGACTTTCACCATGGCAGGACCATGCGCTATCTCGCCAGGATGGGAGAGAAGCCCCGGGGAGTGGTCAACACGGGTTTTTTTGCCATTTGTGAATTGCTGGACTGCGACCTCAGTGAACTCCATGTCACCGGCATCACCTTCAATCGAGAAAACGACTATGATGGGTACCCCGGCCCTCACGGTGGCCTGCGACAACGCGAGGGAGATGGAACCCACCACAACGCAGATAACCTATTCGAAATTTTTTGTCGGTTGGTCCAGCGCGACAGT
Coding sequences:
- a CDS encoding acyltransferase; the protein is MRAIIIALVILHHAGLAFTTWGWFGVVVSQEPGPIFQAINDFSYWFLNSFGMCILFLMAGYFTPRSVHKKGIKGYLKDRLLRIGLPFLFGLLLINNLTFLVGDVFPTSVFKWKSWAEFPFNHITVLWYLVMLFGFELLYCVFVALRSYEFEVDDSVALPGVRYWVISAVVLALLEVLMGQQTWLWRALTRSPLDGLGIQGAHSFTYGFLFAVGCKAASHRWLERIDVQFAVRWFRVSVFLSLVVLGIVLVLALQGDLAKQAASEINRTVSVADLKALKGDLAKQVARFDVLKAALNPFVGWGVMAYLLVWKQRHEALGGHWLAQAGVDSYGAYIIHSLLLVFVMGVISLVDLNDWVSWLLGSVLGIVLSFGVSHQLRRIPVVRRVV